A genomic segment from Thermoanaerobacterales bacterium encodes:
- a CDS encoding CoB--CoM heterodisulfide reductase iron-sulfur subunit A family protein: MINKSILVVGGGIGGLTAALEAAEVGYEVILVEKNPYLGGRVAQLHHYFPKLCPPNCGLEINFKRIRSNPRIKFFTLAEVEAISGEKGNYDVTIKLTPRFVTPDCTACGQCVEVCPQDRPNPFNYGLDKTKAIYLPHNFSFPMKYVVDSTVCPGASCGKCVEVCPVKAIDLGMQAKTVNLKVGAVIWATGWDPYDATKIEYYGFGRYPDVITNVQLERLAAVNGPTQGKIVRPSDGKGIETIAFVQCAGSRDENHQPYCSQVCCLASLKQAMYVREQYPEAKIYIFYIDIRSLGKYEDVYTKVQEDAGVVFIKGKVGEITENPETKKLVLEVEDQLAGEVIHPEVDMVVLATGMAPAAKPAGGAAALDADGFVASEDGVVGAGCARKPMEVASTVRDATAAALKAIQAVAGGGN, translated from the coding sequence ATGATTAACAAAAGCATCCTGGTCGTCGGCGGGGGAATAGGCGGGCTGACTGCCGCCTTGGAGGCAGCGGAGGTGGGTTACGAGGTCATCCTGGTGGAAAAGAACCCCTATCTGGGTGGCCGGGTGGCCCAGCTGCACCACTATTTCCCCAAGCTTTGCCCCCCGAACTGCGGCCTGGAGATCAACTTCAAGCGGATCCGGTCCAACCCGAGGATCAAGTTTTTCACCCTGGCCGAGGTGGAGGCCATCAGCGGCGAAAAGGGCAACTACGATGTTACCATTAAGCTCACGCCACGGTTCGTTACCCCGGACTGCACGGCCTGCGGCCAGTGCGTCGAGGTTTGCCCGCAAGACAGGCCGAACCCCTTCAACTACGGCCTGGACAAGACAAAGGCCATTTATCTGCCGCACAACTTCTCCTTCCCGATGAAGTACGTCGTTGATTCCACGGTTTGCCCCGGGGCCTCCTGCGGCAAGTGCGTCGAAGTATGCCCGGTGAAGGCCATCGACCTCGGCATGCAGGCCAAGACCGTGAACTTGAAGGTCGGGGCCGTGATTTGGGCGACCGGCTGGGATCCGTACGACGCGACGAAGATCGAGTATTACGGTTTCGGCCGCTATCCGGACGTCATCACCAACGTGCAGTTGGAGCGCCTGGCGGCCGTCAACGGCCCGACCCAGGGCAAGATCGTCCGCCCCTCGGACGGCAAGGGCATTGAAACCATCGCCTTTGTGCAGTGTGCAGGGTCGCGGGACGAGAACCACCAGCCTTACTGCTCACAGGTTTGCTGCCTCGCCTCCCTGAAACAGGCGATGTACGTCCGGGAGCAGTATCCCGAGGCCAAGATCTACATCTTCTACATCGATATCCGTTCCCTCGGCAAGTACGAGGATGTTTACACGAAGGTTCAGGAAGACGCGGGCGTCGTCTTCATCAAGGGGAAGGTAGGCGAGATTACCGAGAACCCGGAGACGAAGAAGCTCGTCCTGGAGGTCGAGGACCAACTGGCCGGCGAGGTCATCCATCCGGAAGTGGACATGGTCGTCCTGGCGACCGGAATGGCCCCGGCGGCGAAGCCCGCCGGCGGTGCGGCGGCCCTTGACGCCGACGGTTTCGTGGCTTCCGAGGACGGCGTTGTCGGTGCCGGCTGCGCCAGGAAACCGATGGAGGTCGCTTCCACGGTACGCGACGCGACGGCGGCGGCCCTCAAGGCTATTCAGGCTGTGGCGGGGGGTGGCAACTAA
- the aprA gene encoding adenylyl-sulfate reductase subunit alpha, whose translation MANFETVEVTTDLLILGGGMAACGAAVEAAHWAKKHGVKVTLVDKAAMDRSGAVAMGLSAINQYVSIKQGLNTVEQYVTYVKNDLMGVARDDLVYNIARHVDGTVHLFEKWGLPIWKDENGEYVHEGRWQIMINGESYKIIVAEAAKNALGKDNIYERVFIVEPLLDGNRVAGAVGFSTRENKFYVFKAKAVLAAMGGAVHVFKPRSSGEGQGRSWYPPFNSGASAYFTIKAGAEMTCQEVRFIPVRFKDAYGPVGAWFLLFKSRATSALAGNYMVERGAELANWGPYGSVKPIPANLRNYLGMLDTNEGKGPLYMRTEEAIANLAAKYQDDEKAFKKKMKELEAEAWEDFLDMTIAQALLWAATNVEPEKVPSEIAAAEPYFIGSHSGASGAWVSGPKDLAPPEYFWGYENMTTVTGLFAAGDASGASSHKFSSGSHAEGRIAAKSAVRFILENNTQPKVDMAEVEKLKERILRPLDLFEQYKDFGTQPELNPNYILPKQYMFRLQKLMDEYAGGVTAAFTTNKPMLDRALQLLAWLKEDSEKLAARDLHELMRCWENVQRTWQAEAHVRTILFREETRWPGYYFRADFPTIDEENWKCFVNCKWDRNSGEWELFKKPIISLV comes from the coding sequence ATGGCGAATTTTGAAACCGTAGAGGTCACTACCGACCTGCTAATTCTGGGCGGCGGCATGGCGGCCTGCGGCGCGGCCGTAGAGGCTGCCCACTGGGCGAAGAAGCACGGCGTAAAGGTTACCCTGGTCGACAAGGCCGCGATGGACCGCAGCGGTGCCGTGGCGATGGGCCTTTCCGCCATCAACCAGTACGTCAGCATCAAGCAGGGACTGAACACCGTCGAGCAGTATGTCACCTACGTTAAGAACGACTTGATGGGCGTCGCCCGCGACGACCTCGTCTATAACATCGCCCGCCACGTCGACGGTACCGTGCACCTGTTCGAGAAGTGGGGCCTGCCGATCTGGAAGGACGAGAACGGCGAGTACGTCCACGAGGGCCGCTGGCAGATCATGATCAACGGCGAGTCCTACAAGATCATCGTCGCCGAGGCCGCGAAGAACGCTCTCGGCAAGGACAACATCTACGAGCGCGTCTTCATCGTCGAGCCGCTGCTGGACGGCAACCGGGTAGCGGGCGCCGTCGGTTTCTCCACTCGCGAGAACAAGTTCTACGTCTTCAAGGCGAAGGCCGTCCTGGCCGCGATGGGCGGCGCGGTGCACGTCTTCAAGCCGCGGTCCAGCGGTGAGGGCCAGGGCCGTTCCTGGTACCCGCCCTTCAACTCCGGCGCCAGCGCCTACTTCACCATCAAGGCCGGCGCGGAGATGACCTGTCAGGAGGTCCGCTTCATCCCGGTTCGCTTCAAGGACGCCTACGGCCCGGTCGGCGCCTGGTTCCTGCTCTTCAAGTCCCGCGCCACCAGCGCCCTGGCCGGGAATTACATGGTTGAGCGCGGTGCCGAGCTCGCCAACTGGGGCCCGTACGGCAGCGTGAAGCCGATCCCGGCCAACCTGCGCAACTACCTCGGCATGCTCGACACCAACGAGGGCAAGGGCCCGCTCTACATGCGCACCGAGGAGGCCATCGCCAACCTGGCCGCCAAGTACCAGGACGACGAGAAGGCCTTCAAGAAGAAGATGAAGGAACTCGAGGCCGAGGCCTGGGAAGACTTCCTCGACATGACCATCGCGCAGGCCCTGCTGTGGGCCGCGACCAACGTCGAGCCCGAGAAGGTGCCTTCGGAAATCGCCGCCGCCGAGCCGTACTTCATCGGTTCGCACTCCGGCGCGTCCGGTGCCTGGGTCAGCGGTCCGAAGGACCTGGCTCCGCCCGAGTACTTCTGGGGCTATGAGAACATGACCACCGTGACCGGCCTGTTCGCCGCCGGCGACGCCTCCGGCGCGTCCAGCCACAAGTTCTCCTCCGGCTCCCACGCCGAGGGCCGTATCGCCGCCAAGTCGGCCGTCCGGTTCATCCTCGAGAACAACACCCAGCCGAAGGTCGACATGGCCGAGGTTGAGAAGCTGAAGGAACGCATCCTCCGTCCGCTCGACCTGTTCGAGCAGTATAAGGACTTCGGCACCCAGCCGGAACTGAACCCGAACTACATCCTGCCGAAGCAGTATATGTTCCGCCTGCAGAAGCTGATGGACGAGTACGCCGGCGGTGTGACCGCGGCCTTCACGACCAACAAGCCGATGCTCGATAGGGCTCTGCAGCTCCTGGCCTGGCTGAAGGAGGACTCCGAGAAGCTGGCGGCCCGTGACCTGCACGAACTGATGCGCTGCTGGGAGAACGTCCAGCGTACCTGGCAGGCCGAAGCCCACGTCCGCACCATCCTGTTCCGTGAAGAGACCCGGTGGCCGGGCTACTACTTCCGGGCCGACTTCCCGACCATTGACGAGGAGAACTGGAAGTGCTTCGTCAACTGCAAGTGGGATCGGAACTCCGGCGAGTGGGAACTCTTCAAGAAGCCGATCATCTCGCTGGTATAG